The Xanthomonas rydalmerensis genomic interval GGTGGTCGGATAGGTGACCTGGGACAGCCGGTTCAGCGCATCGTAGCCGTAGGTCGTCTTGATGTTGCGCGCATCGGTCTGGGTGGCGCGGTTGCCGGCGCTGTCGTAAGTGTAGGTCGTGCTGCCGGTGTCCGGGCTGGTGAGCTTGGTCAGGTCACCCAGGGCGTTATAGGCGTAGGTGGTGTCAAGCCCCTTGGGATCGGTGACCTTGGTCAGGTTGTCCAGCGCGTCGTAACCGAACTTGGTCTCCGCGGCGATGCCGCCCACGTCCTGCAGGGTGCGCGCCAAGCGGTTAAGCGGGTCGTAGTCGTTCTGAGTGGCATGACCGAGCGCGTCGGTGACGGTCTTGGTGTTACCGTTGCCGTCGTAGCCGAAGTCGGTCGGATCGCCCTGCGCGGTGGCCTGCGTGGCCAACTGGCCGAGCTGGTTGTAAACCCGAGACAAAGTACGCTTGAGCGTGCCCGACGCGTCCTTGGTGTCCTCCTTGGAACGGTTGCCGGCATTGTCCAAGGTGTAATGGATGGTATTTCCGGCGTTGTCGGCGATATCGGTCAGCCGGTGCGCGGCATCGTAGGTGAAGCGGGTGAACGCACCATCGGGCTGCGTCACCTGCTTGACCAGCCCGGTCGGCCAGTAGTCGATCGCAGTGATGCGATCGTCGCTCTCGCTGCTGTCGTCGGCCCCACGCACCTTACTGGCAGTCAGCCAACCACGCGAGTGGTAGCTAAAATCGGTGACCACGCCGTTGGCGCTCTTCACCGAGAGCGCACGGCCGGCACCGTCGTAGGCCAGGTATTCGGTGATCTGACCGAGCGCATTGGTCACCTTCCACAGGTCGCCCTTACGGTATGGGCAGGCGGCAGAGGTGGTGGCGCAGTTGGGCGCATCCGCCATCCGATAGGTGTAGGTCGTGACGTCCGCCTTGTCCGAGCGCGGCCCATCCACCTTGATCACCAGGCCCAGCAGCGGGCATGTGCCTGCGCTGATGTCATCGTTCTCGCAATAGGTCGTCGTACTCGTACGAACGGCAGCCGTCTGCGAGGACTGGAATTGCGTCGAGGCCAACATTTGGCCACGCGCATTGAAGGTGCGCATGTAGCCGGCTACGGGCTTACCGGCAGCGTCATACACCAAGCGCCTGGCAATCTGCCCGTAGGTGCTGCGCGTGATCTCGACCCGGCGCTGCTGCGCGGATCCCAGGCCCTCAACGATTGATTCTGACGGATCGGACGAATACGTGTACTGCGTGACCGAGCCAGTCGCCGCGATGGACTTGATGATCCTCTGGTTCTCGTCGTACTGCTTCGATATCTGCCCGGAGGGATCCAACTCGCTGGTCGGACGATGATATGCGTCGTCGCGCAGCGTATAGCTGCGTGTTGCGCCAGCAGCGGTCACGACCTGCGTATGCGCCGCATCGGGATAGCTCACGCGGACGGTGTTGACCGGGGTGTCCCCACCACCCTCGGACTTGTAGGTCAACCGATCATTGGCGTCGTAGCCAAAGCTCTTTTGGCGTTGCCCCTGCTCATCGACGACACCCGTCAAGACGTTCTGCCGTGCAACCCCGATCAGACCCTGTTCGCCATACAAGAACTGGCGAACAGCGCTAGCGTCCTTCCATATCTTCGACAGATTGCCCGAGGCATCATATTCAAGAAGAACCTCACGATCCCCACCGGTGACCTTGCTGATCCGGCCATTCACGTACTCGAAGTTCAGCGTCCGACCCGCCGGCGACGTCAGTCGAACGACTCGACCACCGTCATCACGTTGCACCACGAATGGGGCCTGACCCATCGGGCCGAATTCGGCGACCCGGCCATCGTCGTTGAACTTGTACTGAAAATTTCCGGACGTATAGATACTGCCATTGTCATCGTTGGTCACCCGATCCGCTGGGCGCCCCTCCAAGCCAAAGCCCTCGCCGTCGTCTACAAATAACCTTGAATACGTGCCTGGCGCGACCTCAATGTAAGAATCATTTCCGCCTGAAGCCATGCGCTTTTCAAAGCTCAAATCCCACGAGCGCGATTTGGAGTCATAAGCAAGCGAAACGGGAAATCCTTCGATAGACAACAGGTCTTCATTCAGGGCATGAGCACCTGTTCCAAGCTGAACGCCCGCCGAGTTACAGCCCTCTTCTCCGCAAGACAGGTCAAGACGCTGGACGATCTTGTAGACATGAGGGTCCATGCAGAGTTCCGAAGGTGGATTGGAACCACCCGCCGAACCCCAGTCGCCATCCTCGTAATCGCGAGCAACCATACCCTGTGGGCACTGGAAAGGATCGACCCGCGTATAATCACCAGAAGTTTCGTATGTCTCCCCAGACTGCCTCACCAAGTGATGCAAATTCATCTTCCGGCCCGAATAAACCACCGCGCCGTAGTGAGGCGCCGTTAGATCTGATGGCTGATCCCCCCCCATGGTCGGCTTTGTGCCTGAACTCACAGCCACCCATGAGCCGGTGCTCGCTTTAGGAGTCACGACTTCGCGACCACTTACCACTTCCGGCAAAATCATCGCCGCCACATTAGACAAATCATTTTCCGACTTACAATGATACCCATAGGCATAGGGAATCTTGTAATCACAAGGAGAATATTTAGGCATTCCCTCGGGAGTGAGAGAATACCCTTTATCCAAAAATCTGGCGGGAGGAAGATCTTTTGCCTCATATTCGTAAAGAAGCAAATCCTGCGCCTTATTATCCATCACATCCGCGTAATAGGGGCCTTGCTTACTCAGCATCAGTTGACGCCCGTTCGCATCGGCAGTCGCCGCATCGAATGCGGCCTGAAAGCTTGAAAAACACTGATCCGAGCCTCCAGCAACAGACTCCACGTAGCAATATTTATTTTCAGCACGAGCGCCGAAGGAAGTGGCAAAAAAAATCAGCAAGGCCACAACTAGAGCCGAGATGATTCGGTACCCACCACCAAGCAAGACCTGCATGTCAGACTCCCTGTCGTGATCTGATTTCAGCGCCCGAAGTACATATATTCGGGCCTTCCATTAGGAGATAAGTGCCACCGGCGAGGTTGCGCCTTGATTTCAGCGCGAATCAGATTGGGGGTGCCGAGTACTTTTGGAAGGATCGCCCGAATTCTTCAACAGGCAACGCAATAAACTGCCAAGGCGCTGGCCGACATACCAAAAGCCAGGAATTTTGTTCATATTCAGTCCGTGAACACTTGAACATTGTGGGGGCCACACTACCCCCAAACATATTGCAGGGGCAAGCTTCTATCAGCCCTTCCATCGAAACCCTCGATCCCCGGCCATGAACACCTCTAGGATGTCCGGGTACGGCCGCAGCACCAGATCTCGATTGACGACGATGCGCACCGGCAGCCCGGGCCGGGCCGTCAAGGTGGATCGCACATTGAGGTTCCGCCGGGTCAGTTCCTACCCAACATGATTCATAGAGTCCTGCAGCCCATCCCGGCCAGCGATGACGATGCGGTTGCCGTCCTGGCGGTTCTCCGACCCGGCCAGTTCGGCTCCCACGCCTAAAGAGCGTGGTGAGCGCCGAGCCGACCAGCAGGCGGTTCCAGTGCCGGTCCACAACATCCTCCAGGCCTGCGTAGCCGGCCGGATCGGTGCCCACGAGGTTGTCGAGCTTGAGCGAGGACGTGTCGGGCAAGATGATCCAATGCCAGACCACCTGAAGGCGGCTCTGCCCGTAGCTGACCTGGCTGTTGTACCGGCCGAAGATGCGCGAGCCCTGCGGGATGAGCAGGTGCCGGCCCGTGGCGGTGTCGTAGACGGGCTGGGTCACGGTGCCGATGACGTCGCCCAGCAGGCTGAAGCACTAGCGATTTAGCCGACTGCACAAAAACTGCACAGCGGCGAAGTCGATCGGCGCCGCCTGAGCGCTGAAACGCTTACGTACCCATGGTGCCCGGAGCCGGAATCGAACCGGCATGGGGTCGCCCCCGGCGGATTTTAAGTCCGATGCGTCTACCAGTTTCGCCATCCGGGCCTGGTGGCGCGTAGCGTGCCTGATCGGGCGGCGCTTGTGAACCGCAGGGCGCTGCCGACCCGGCAGACGCGCCGAACAGAGACACCACATACC includes:
- a CDS encoding RHS repeat-associated core domain-containing protein, whose translation is MQVLLGGGYRIISALVVALLIFFATSFGARAENKYCYVESVAGGSDQCFSSFQAAFDAATADANGRQLMLSKQGPYYADVMDNKAQDLLLYEYEAKDLPPARFLDKGYSLTPEGMPKYSPCDYKIPYAYGYHCKSENDLSNVAAMILPEVVSGREVVTPKASTGSWVAVSSGTKPTMGGDQPSDLTAPHYGAVVYSGRKMNLHHLVRQSGETYETSGDYTRVDPFQCPQGMVARDYEDGDWGSAGGSNPPSELCMDPHVYKIVQRLDLSCGEEGCNSAGVQLGTGAHALNEDLLSIEGFPVSLAYDSKSRSWDLSFEKRMASGGNDSYIEVAPGTYSRLFVDDGEGFGLEGRPADRVTNDDNGSIYTSGNFQYKFNDDGRVAEFGPMGQAPFVVQRDDGGRVVRLTSPAGRTLNFEYVNGRISKVTGGDREVLLEYDASGNLSKIWKDASAVRQFLYGEQGLIGVARQNVLTGVVDEQGQRQKSFGYDANDRLTYKSEGGGDTPVNTVRVSYPDAAHTQVVTAAGATRSYTLRDDAYHRPTSELDPSGQISKQYDENQRIIKSIAATGSVTQYTYSSDPSESIVEGLGSAQQRRVEITRSTYGQIARRLVYDAAGKPVAGYMRTFNARGQMLASTQFQSSQTAAVRTSTTTYCENDDISAGTCPLLGLVIKVDGPRSDKADVTTYTYRMADAPNCATTSAACPYRKGDLWKVTNALGQITEYLAYDGAGRALSVKSANGVVTDFSYHSRGWLTASKVRGADDSSESDDRITAIDYWPTGLVKQVTQPDGAFTRFTYDAAHRLTDIADNAGNTIHYTLDNAGNRSKEDTKDASGTLKRTLSRVYNQLGQLATQATAQGDPTDFGYDGNGNTKTVTDALGHATQNDYDPLNRLARTLQDVGGIAAETKFGYDALDNLTKVTDPKGLDTTYAYNALGDLTKLTSPDTGSTTYTYDSAGNRATQTDARNIKTTYGYDALNRLSQVTYPTTSLNVSYTYDVSQSTCASGETYGVGRLTRMQDGSGSTDYCYDRFGELVRKVQTTNGKVFVVRYAYTKAGQLSRLTYPDGAVVDYVRNAQGQTAEVGVTPPGGTRQVLLNQATYYPFGPVAGWTYGNGRPMQRVLDQDYRPLAVNDTRSDGLAVGFAFDPVGNLSALTAPGNTAPVIKLDYDPLGRLTAFKDGPTDTVIDGYSYDATGNRLSAKVNTSTQTYSYPTTSHRLSSVAGTARSYDAAGNTTAIGGTAVQYVYGANGRLTQVKRSGTVVANYAYNGRGEQVRRVGSTNTYTLYDENGQWLGDYDNNGAVVQQTIWLDDLPVGVLAKTTLRYVQPDHLGTPRVVIDPVRDVAIWRWDLKGEAFGSTAPDQDPDKDGTAFVFDMRFPGQRYDAASWFNQNYLRDYDTSTGRYGQSDPLGLLGGVGTFTYAGGAPLAKIDPFGLVEGSPRNLQTRVMISDWAMQKVGSTAYGFYESRSEQYPKGSWKCSSFVCDAASAAGAPTTVSVKGRNGASVDRCATAAELAQGTIPNWRRLGQYEERLPGDIAAYRNLGPNSTGHTAIVVPSGNGGVSTLGAHEVYVGPVGIDSFPDPTNMTVLRYTGE